From one Tachysurus vachellii isolate PV-2020 chromosome 23, HZAU_Pvac_v1, whole genome shotgun sequence genomic stretch:
- the LOC132838991 gene encoding lysyl oxidase homolog 4 isoform X1, with the protein MKTMLTFALALCALLPLARGVPPGFQVRLVGGSGAHEGRLEVYHAGEWGSVCDDEVNINLVNVVCRELGYGQGLTWVHSAKFGQGRGHIWLDNVVCKGTETSLSNCLFNDWGVNDCTHAEDLGVVCSQEGPRQGHVPRYSEPTQPAATEPRSPETVSSRRGHEIALNRNSAQGSSGSLPQLHGHQIQLRRNGHNGSRRQENSVPQGHELPNYLRSGTINRRNQDSQPRPSGQSSGPERSRSPQSGPVPRPEQSDPNVEHDNRMNTDFTNTVEQSVGRGSLEEVRLRPVLPGTRGTAMVMEGVLEVKHAGRWRHVCNLGWNLSSSKVACGMLGYPKAEQHNERLYKKHWESKMMDPATRSAVSKKGYWVEKVKCTGAENSLAQCQTQLSFARSDMPCIGGMHAVVRCVPGPQFSHMSSSGQPRSPPTSQQTVRLKAGPRLGEGRVEVLKEGKWGTVCDHLWDLTAASVVCRELGFGTAKEAMRDAYLGQGTGPIHMNSVQCTGQESSIRQCKYREVPLYTCKHSQDVSVRCNVPKTGLSATVRLAGGRDPLEGRVEVLIDGRWGTVCSENWGINEARVVCRQLGMGFASSAHQETSYWFGNPNAEEVVLTGTHCVGTEISIQQCRRNEYVYCPRGGGVKAAGVTCAETAPDLVLDAQLVQESAYLEDRPLHLLTCAHEERCLSSSAAHMNWPYGHRRLLRFSSRIMNLGRADFRPRAGRESWVWHQCHRHYHSIEVFTHYDLLTMNGTKIAEGHKASFCLEDTYCPDGLHKRYSCYNMGDQGISVGCWDTYRHDIDCQWIDVTDVRPGDYIFQVEVNPSLDMAESDFENNVMRCRCRYDGGRVYLYGCHAGDAYSTEVEDLFEHQRQISNNFL; encoded by the exons ATGAAGACGATGCTGACCTTTGCCCTCGCGCTGTGCGCTCTCTTGCCGCTCGCACGTGGAGTGCCGCCAGGGTTCCAGGTGCGTCTGGTGGGTGGGTCAGGAGCACACGAGGGCCGCCTAGAGGTTTATCATGCAGGCGAGTGGGGCTCGGTGTGTGACGATGAGGTGAATATCAACCTGGTTAATGTGGTCTGCCGAGAACTTGGGTACGGACAAGGCCTAACGTGGGTACACAGTGCCAAGTTTGGACAGGGACGAG GTCATATTTGGTTGGATAATGTGGTGTGCAAAGGCACGGAAACTTCACTCTCCAACTGTCTCTTTAATGACTGGGGTGTAAATGATTGCACCCATGCTGAGGACCTGGGGGTTGTATGTAGCCAAGAGGGCCCACGCCAGGGCCATGTCCCCCGCTACAGTGAACCCACACAGCCTGCTGCCACCGAACCTCGCTCACCAGAGACCGTATCCAGCAGGCGAGGTCATGAGATTGCCCTGAACAGAAACTCTGCCCAGGGCTCATCAGGCTCATTGCCACAACTGCACGGCCATCAAATCCAATTGCGCAGGAATGGCCATAATGGCTCACGCAGGCAAGAAAATTCTGTGCCACAAGGACATGAGCTGCCCAATTACCTACGCAGCGGGACAATAAACAGACGCAATCAGGACAGTCAACCCAGACCATCAGGACAGTCCTCTGGCCCTGAAAGATCTAGATCTCCACAATCGGGTCCAGTGCCCAGGCCAGAGCAATCAGATCCTAATGTAGAGCATGACAACAGAATGAACACTGATTTCACAAACACTGTGGAACAG AGTGTAGGAAGAGGGAGTTTGGAAGAGGTTCGACTCCGCCCTGTTTTGCCTGGTACTCGCGGCACTGCAATGGTAATGGAAGGGGTGCTTGAAGTGAAGCATGCTGGGAGATGGAGACATGTGTGTAACCTTGGCTGGAACTTGAGCAGTAGTAAAGTGGCATGTGGGATGCTGGGATATCCAAAAGCAGAGCAGCACAATGAGCGCTTGTACAA GAAACATTGGGAATCCAAGATGATGGATCCAGCCACACG gTCTGCAGTCAGTAAAAAGGGTTATTGGGTGGAAAAGGTGAAGTGCACAGGAGCAGAGAACTCCTTGGCACAATGCCAGACTCAACTGTCTTTTGCACGTAGTGACATGCCGTGTATTGGGGGAATGCATGCTGTGGTGCGCTGTGTACCTGGTCCACAGTTCTCCCACATGTCCAGCTCTGGACAGCCTCGATCTCCACCCACCTCTCAG CAGACAGTACGTCTGAAAGCAGGACCCAGGCTTGGAGAGGGACGTGTAGAGGTGCTGAAGGAAGGGAAATGGGGGACGGTGTGTGATCACCTGTGGGACCTGACTGCTGCCAGCGTAGTGTGTAGGGAGCTGGGCTTCGGCACCGCCAAAGAGGCAATGAGAGACGCATACTTGGGCCAAG gtaCGGGTCCGATCCATATGAACTCAGTGCAGTGTACTGGCCAAGAGAGCTCCATAAGGCAGTGTAAATATCGTGAGGTTCCACTGTATACCTGCAAACACAGCCAGGATGTTTCTGTTCGCTGCAACGTTCCCAAAACTGGCCTGTCAGCTACg gTACGTTTGGCAGGAGGGAGAGATCCTTTGGAAGGAAGGGTGGAGGTCTTGATAGATGGGCGCTGGGGGACAGTGTGCAGTGAGAACTGGGGCATCAATGAGGCCAGAGTGGTCTGCAGACAGCTTGGCATGGGCTTTGCATCTTCAGCTCACCAG GAGACCTCGTACTGGTTTGGGAACCCGAACGCAGAGGAGGTTGTTCTCACTGGTACTCATTGTGTTGGGACGGAGATCTCCATCCAGCAGTGTAGGAGGAACGAATATGTTTACTGTCCTCGTGGAGGTGGAGTCAAAGCAGCCGGTGTTACCTGTGCAGAGA CCGCACCAGACTTGGTGCTGGACGCTCAGCTGGTCCAGGAGTCAGCATACCTGGAGGACCGTCCTCTTCACCTGCTCACCTGTGCCCATGAGGAGCGCTGCCTTTCGTCCTCTGCCGCCCACATGAACTGGCCCTATGGCCACCGGCGCCTGCTGCGATTCTCTTCACGGATCATGAACCTGGGACGTGCAGACTTTCGGCCACGGGCCGGACGCGAGTCCTGGGTCTGGCATCAGTGCCACAG ACACTACCACAGCATCGAGGTGTTCACACACTACGACCTCCTGACCATGAATGGCACAAAGATCGCAGAGGGACACAAAGCCAGCTTCTGTCTGGAGGACACGTATTGCCCCGATG GCCTGCACAAGCGGTATTCCTGCTATAACATGGGGGATCAGGGCATTTCAGTGGGATGCTGGGATACGTATCGCCATGACATTGACTGCCAGTGGATCGACGTGACTGATGTCAGGCCTGGAGACTACATCTTCCAG
- the LOC132838991 gene encoding lysyl oxidase homolog 4 isoform X2, with protein sequence MKTMLTFALALCALLPLARGVPPGFQVRLVGGSGAHEGRLEVYHAGEWGSVCDDEVNINLVNVVCRELGYGQGLTWVHSAKFGQGRGHIWLDNVVCKGTETSLSNCLFNDWGVNDCTHAEDLGVVCSQEGPRQGHVPRYSEPTQPAATEPRSPETVSSRRGHEIALNRNSAQGSSGSLPQLHGHQIQLRRNGHNGSRRQENSVPQGHELPNYLRSGTINRRNQDSQPRPSGQSSGPERSRSPQSGPVPRPEQSDPNVEHDNRMNTDFTNTVEQSVGRGSLEEVRLRPVLPGTRGTAMVMEGVLEVKHAGRWRHVCNLGWNLSSSKVACGMLGYPKAEQHNERLYKKHWESKMMDPATRSAVSKKGYWVEKVKCTGAENSLAQCQTQLSFARSDMPCIGGMHAVVRCVPGPQFSHMSSSGQPRSPPTSQTVRLKAGPRLGEGRVEVLKEGKWGTVCDHLWDLTAASVVCRELGFGTAKEAMRDAYLGQGTGPIHMNSVQCTGQESSIRQCKYREVPLYTCKHSQDVSVRCNVPKTGLSATVRLAGGRDPLEGRVEVLIDGRWGTVCSENWGINEARVVCRQLGMGFASSAHQETSYWFGNPNAEEVVLTGTHCVGTEISIQQCRRNEYVYCPRGGGVKAAGVTCAETAPDLVLDAQLVQESAYLEDRPLHLLTCAHEERCLSSSAAHMNWPYGHRRLLRFSSRIMNLGRADFRPRAGRESWVWHQCHRHYHSIEVFTHYDLLTMNGTKIAEGHKASFCLEDTYCPDGLHKRYSCYNMGDQGISVGCWDTYRHDIDCQWIDVTDVRPGDYIFQVEVNPSLDMAESDFENNVMRCRCRYDGGRVYLYGCHAGDAYSTEVEDLFEHQRQISNNFL encoded by the exons ATGAAGACGATGCTGACCTTTGCCCTCGCGCTGTGCGCTCTCTTGCCGCTCGCACGTGGAGTGCCGCCAGGGTTCCAGGTGCGTCTGGTGGGTGGGTCAGGAGCACACGAGGGCCGCCTAGAGGTTTATCATGCAGGCGAGTGGGGCTCGGTGTGTGACGATGAGGTGAATATCAACCTGGTTAATGTGGTCTGCCGAGAACTTGGGTACGGACAAGGCCTAACGTGGGTACACAGTGCCAAGTTTGGACAGGGACGAG GTCATATTTGGTTGGATAATGTGGTGTGCAAAGGCACGGAAACTTCACTCTCCAACTGTCTCTTTAATGACTGGGGTGTAAATGATTGCACCCATGCTGAGGACCTGGGGGTTGTATGTAGCCAAGAGGGCCCACGCCAGGGCCATGTCCCCCGCTACAGTGAACCCACACAGCCTGCTGCCACCGAACCTCGCTCACCAGAGACCGTATCCAGCAGGCGAGGTCATGAGATTGCCCTGAACAGAAACTCTGCCCAGGGCTCATCAGGCTCATTGCCACAACTGCACGGCCATCAAATCCAATTGCGCAGGAATGGCCATAATGGCTCACGCAGGCAAGAAAATTCTGTGCCACAAGGACATGAGCTGCCCAATTACCTACGCAGCGGGACAATAAACAGACGCAATCAGGACAGTCAACCCAGACCATCAGGACAGTCCTCTGGCCCTGAAAGATCTAGATCTCCACAATCGGGTCCAGTGCCCAGGCCAGAGCAATCAGATCCTAATGTAGAGCATGACAACAGAATGAACACTGATTTCACAAACACTGTGGAACAG AGTGTAGGAAGAGGGAGTTTGGAAGAGGTTCGACTCCGCCCTGTTTTGCCTGGTACTCGCGGCACTGCAATGGTAATGGAAGGGGTGCTTGAAGTGAAGCATGCTGGGAGATGGAGACATGTGTGTAACCTTGGCTGGAACTTGAGCAGTAGTAAAGTGGCATGTGGGATGCTGGGATATCCAAAAGCAGAGCAGCACAATGAGCGCTTGTACAA GAAACATTGGGAATCCAAGATGATGGATCCAGCCACACG gTCTGCAGTCAGTAAAAAGGGTTATTGGGTGGAAAAGGTGAAGTGCACAGGAGCAGAGAACTCCTTGGCACAATGCCAGACTCAACTGTCTTTTGCACGTAGTGACATGCCGTGTATTGGGGGAATGCATGCTGTGGTGCGCTGTGTACCTGGTCCACAGTTCTCCCACATGTCCAGCTCTGGACAGCCTCGATCTCCACCCACCTCTCAG ACAGTACGTCTGAAAGCAGGACCCAGGCTTGGAGAGGGACGTGTAGAGGTGCTGAAGGAAGGGAAATGGGGGACGGTGTGTGATCACCTGTGGGACCTGACTGCTGCCAGCGTAGTGTGTAGGGAGCTGGGCTTCGGCACCGCCAAAGAGGCAATGAGAGACGCATACTTGGGCCAAG gtaCGGGTCCGATCCATATGAACTCAGTGCAGTGTACTGGCCAAGAGAGCTCCATAAGGCAGTGTAAATATCGTGAGGTTCCACTGTATACCTGCAAACACAGCCAGGATGTTTCTGTTCGCTGCAACGTTCCCAAAACTGGCCTGTCAGCTACg gTACGTTTGGCAGGAGGGAGAGATCCTTTGGAAGGAAGGGTGGAGGTCTTGATAGATGGGCGCTGGGGGACAGTGTGCAGTGAGAACTGGGGCATCAATGAGGCCAGAGTGGTCTGCAGACAGCTTGGCATGGGCTTTGCATCTTCAGCTCACCAG GAGACCTCGTACTGGTTTGGGAACCCGAACGCAGAGGAGGTTGTTCTCACTGGTACTCATTGTGTTGGGACGGAGATCTCCATCCAGCAGTGTAGGAGGAACGAATATGTTTACTGTCCTCGTGGAGGTGGAGTCAAAGCAGCCGGTGTTACCTGTGCAGAGA CCGCACCAGACTTGGTGCTGGACGCTCAGCTGGTCCAGGAGTCAGCATACCTGGAGGACCGTCCTCTTCACCTGCTCACCTGTGCCCATGAGGAGCGCTGCCTTTCGTCCTCTGCCGCCCACATGAACTGGCCCTATGGCCACCGGCGCCTGCTGCGATTCTCTTCACGGATCATGAACCTGGGACGTGCAGACTTTCGGCCACGGGCCGGACGCGAGTCCTGGGTCTGGCATCAGTGCCACAG ACACTACCACAGCATCGAGGTGTTCACACACTACGACCTCCTGACCATGAATGGCACAAAGATCGCAGAGGGACACAAAGCCAGCTTCTGTCTGGAGGACACGTATTGCCCCGATG GCCTGCACAAGCGGTATTCCTGCTATAACATGGGGGATCAGGGCATTTCAGTGGGATGCTGGGATACGTATCGCCATGACATTGACTGCCAGTGGATCGACGTGACTGATGTCAGGCCTGGAGACTACATCTTCCAG